In the Podospora pseudocomata strain CBS 415.72m chromosome 5, whole genome shotgun sequence genome, one interval contains:
- a CDS encoding hypothetical protein (EggNog:ENOG503NYDM; COG:J), translating into MGSQVIYLPDGQSYTVTPVFAGLFFKSNDLSVHHNAFPAGWTIVIHTVDPDDGSSGSRSTPDNDSIRADVDGSPAPQKMSHIHAFTSPTLLNDSLFISSISSPSSHDFKPAASPTRQVAMMLWVTLCWYFHQKAPPSALTTDASRLTPAAGRPRGEWRVRIKRDGLLKGRNLIPKLERMGLIASFNSAVGTALDETDDQWANMFVSRRMFWQTPGRLFLFTLQPTTKFTRSGTASPTPSRPGSPAQGERTISQIADISDLPGAPPPTTLASVPSFPIGPFFSASHLPTYYPPASLPYTITNHTRHPLRPKPPRMGEVFYTRFIPSVNQYLSFRVASISLHPVPYLGPTGPKSPTHTHLCQLSDTALVQQWHSSPRVSAFWGEYSPKFLSNALQSRHSFPAIGLWDGVPFGYFELYWVKEDILGRYAGGSIDDYDRGCHVLIGEEWARGRVQSWLTSLVHWAFCADYRTQSVCLEPRVDNERFIQHLQYAGFSKEKEIAFPHKQAWFGRLRRENWEGPEL; encoded by the exons ATGGGGTCACAGGTCATCTACCTGCCCGACGGGCAGAGCTATACTGTTACACCTGTGTTCGCCGGCCTCTTCTTCAAGTCCAATGACCTCTCTGTACACCACAACGCCTTTCCAGCCGGCTGGaccatcgtcatccacacTGTTGACCCGGACGATGGCAGCTCTGGCAGCAGAAGCACCCCCGATAACGACTCGATACGAGCCGATGTCGATGGCAGCCCCGCGCCCCAAAAGATGTCTCACATCCACGCTTTTACAAGCCCCACCCTCCTAAACGACAGCCTCTTCATCTCGTCCATATCGAGCCCCTCGAGCCATGACTTCAAGCCAGCAGCGAGCCCTACTCGGCAGGTAGCCATGATGCTATGGGTCACGCTATGCTGGTACTTCCACCAAAAGGCTCCCCCGTCTGCCCTGACGACGGATGCCTCCCGGTTGACGCCTGCAGCTGGCAGGCCGCGTGGCGAATGGCGAGTGCGCATCAAGAGAGACGGCCTGCTGAAGGGGAGAAACCTGATACCAAAACTGGAGCGCATGGGCTTGATTGCAAGCTTCAATTCTGCCGTGGGAACCGCGCTGGACGAGACAGATGACCAATGGGCCAACATGTTTGTTTCGCGCAGGATGTTTTGGCAGACCCCCGGCCGGTTGTTCCTCTTCACgctccagcccaccaccaagttCACCCGATCCGGTACTGCGTCGCCGACTCCCAGCCGGCCTGGATCGCCAGCCCAGGGCGAGCGTACCATCTCACAAATTGCCGACATTTCGGATCTCCCCGGTGCGCCACCACCTACCACCCTTGCCAGTGTACCCTCTTTTCCGATCGGCCCCTTTTTCTCGGCATCCCACCTACCGACATACTACCCTCCCGCATCACTGCCTTACACCATAACCAATCACACCCGGCATCCCCTCCGCCCGAAACCTCCTCGCATGGGGGAAGTCTTTTATACCCGATTCATACCCTCGGTGAACCAGTACCTGTCCTTTAGGGTCGCCTCCATCTCACTTCATCCGGTCCCGTACCTCGGACCCACAGGTCCCAAGTCTCCAACACATACACACCTTTGTCAACTCAGCGATACAGCCTTGGTTCAACAATGGCACTCTAGTCCTCGTGTTTCGGCCTTTTGGGGCGAGTATTCGCCAAAATTTTTGTCTAATGCATTGCAGTCAAGGCATAGCTTCCCAGCTATTGGCCTGTGGGACGGTGTGCCCTTTGGCTATTTTGAGCTTTATTGGGTCAAGGAAGACATTCTGGGGAGATATGCCGGAGGTTCTATTGACGACTATGATCGCGGTTGCCATGTCTTGATTGGAGAAGAGTGGGCACGGGGGAGAGTGCAGAGCTGGCTGACGAGCTTGGTGCACTGGGCCTTTTGTGCTGATTATCGGACCCAGAGCGTGTGCCTAGAGCCAAGGGTGGACAATGAGAG GTTTATTCAACATTTACAATATGCAGGGTTCAGCAAGGAGAAAGAGATTGCCTTTCCACACAAGCAGGCTTGGTTtggaaggttgaggagggagaattGGGAGGGTCCGGAACTGTGA